In Triticum aestivum cultivar Chinese Spring unplaced genomic scaffold, IWGSC CS RefSeq v2.1 scaffold86351, whole genome shotgun sequence, the genomic stretch TTGATCATGGACGCGCTGAAGTCCTTAAAGAACTCGCCGTCGAACATGCCGGTGGCGATGCGCTGGACGTAGTCCCTGGTGGTGTTGTCGAAGAGGAGCGCGGCATCGGAGCGGAAGAGGCCCCTCCGCTTGGCGACGTGGCGATAGTAGCTGGTGTCGAAGGTCTTGAAGCTCCCGGGGTCCATCTCCGACAGCATAGTACGGTCATCAACGCTCTTGCACTTGAGCCTTAGCTTGTCGGCGTATTCGCTGTCCAGAGATGGGTCGACGAGGCCATAGGCATCGTTCTCGCCGGTGCCGTTGTAGAGCCGGTCGGCGAAGGACGGGCAGTGCGCCGTGCCGAGCGTGTGGGCGCCGGAGAGGACGACGAGGTCCTTGAGGTCGAGGCCCTTGGAGGCGAAGATCTTGGCGAGCAGAGGGACATCGCCGGAGGCCGGGGGCAGCTCTTTGCTAGCCTCCGTGGCCCTGGACACTCTGCCGTCTCTCCTGCCCAAAGCCACCGGCCAGGACGGACCCTTGGCCAGCACGACGGCGTCACGGGACATGAGGGTAAGGACGTCAGCGCAGGAGACGATACCCGGGCACGCGGCCTCGAGCTTGGCCTTCACGCGCTCGACGGAGCCGAACCCTCGCAGGCTCTTATTCGGCTTGGCGTCCTTCTCCGCCATGTTGCCGTCGGTCGATTCCAGCAGGACAGAGGCGTCACAACCCTGCAATTTTATTTGCGTTGCATGCACGGACATGTAAGCATATATTTCATGATCAATAGCAACAGAAATACGAGAACAGGCTACGCAAGTCACGTACCCTGACGAAGCAGTCGTGAAAATGGAGACGGAGGAGCGGGCCGGCGAGGCTGGGCGCAGCGGCGATGATCTTGGCCATCTCCCCGCGGACGATCTTCTCGGCGTCCGGGCATGTTTTTCTGTAGAAGCCGATCTCCAGCTGAGCCACCGCAGCCGAGGTAGCTGCGAGAGCCAGCAGGGCCAGAGGGAGCAGCAAATACCTGACCGCCATGGATCTTAACCAGTTGCACGATCGAACTAAGCTCCAATTAAATGGCTACGGACAAGAATGTTTCAGTACTAGCAATATCTATGTCGAGGAAATGAATGGATGATGTGTATTTGTCCTCGCAATCCCTGTATTTATACATATGCCGGCCGGCCGGTTACGTAGTCTTGGGTGCATGTCGACGTGTGACAACCTGTTATCTATGTGCACAGGCATGTGCTAACTACCATCTCAATACAACCGCCTCAGTTATCAACTGATTCGGACGCGGCTAAACGGCCAAGTCAATGCAGAAAAAAAGGGGAAGAAACTAGATGTCATGTCACCGAGGCCGTTCAATCGTTCATGATTGGCGTCCAGCGTAACATGCCATGCAGCCATGAATCTATCACGAAGAACAAGTTTCAGCGGAAGGCAATTATCCCATAAACTGCCAGAGCATACTATACGCACCACGGGAATAACCTTCTGTGGCGCCATGTGCTCGAAGGATGATTAGTTTGGGCAGTCTGTATATCAAATATTATCTCTACAGAATTTCCAAGGGTGACCTGTTGCTTCAAGTCGAAAGCTTCTAGTTCGTACGCTAAGGCACGCCAACTATAGCCCCTCTACAATGCGTTCTCACTTAGTGTGTCATTGCAAGGAATGAGTTTTCGCGGCAGAAGTGGGATGGTTCTAGCAACGATTTGTGCATAGTTAGAGAATCTATGGCCAACCCCTCAAAAGATTTAGAGTAAAAAATCGCTTTTGCTCGTTTCAACCGCACCTAAGCAATCCTTATATCCTTTAGAGGAGTAGACTTTTACTCCATGGGTGTCCCGACTCTCAACTATACTCGGCTGGCCATCCATGAAGTAATTTTTTTCCCTCTTCCTAGGTCACCTTTTCTTCCCCGCTCGGCTACATCCACTCCCGGGCTTGTTAGAATATAGTTGTGTTTAAGGTAGAAGTAAGAGTTAGAGATAGAATAGGTTTAAtatagtttgtagcacaagtcatcctgaaattcacggaaaatttcggcatgacctttgctaaaaagtggacaaatcgagcatgTGAAATTTGCCGCaacaaaaatgaatcaacattccggcaaaacataggccactcggcttcatgccctggaaacaacaaaagacCACTTGGACACAATCGAGAAAttttcatatatcatgaccacttcaatgtttcacacttcaagaaaatctacacaaatttgaaattatgaaccctagaactcaattcaaattatgtcctactgccctaaccctactgccctaaccctACTATCCtagtacttaagcatctacaagtactaactaattagatgaaccctagctagctacttaagcatctacaactacttaagcacccaTTGATGAACACTAGGAATTATACAATTACTTAAGCATACATTGGGTGGAGAACAACTATATAAGTACTTGAGCAACTATATATACAACCCTATAATATATTTACTTAACTACTTAAGCATATACAAGTTTGTCCTAAAATTAATATTTAATTAAGTACTTAAGCATATACAAATTTGTcctaaaaattcagttaactactaatttcattcatttaggtcattcatttaacttcacctaattaacctagtaaaactctacttccctaactaaaaaaTATCtgattaacatctactagtaccactactgccctaacctaattaacctaagtTAATTCCTAGGGTCCTATTATATGCTGCCGCTCTACTGCCCTAACCTGATTAACCTAAGTtgatctaattaacatctactagtagcACAACTGCTAATTCCTAGGGTTCATAACTAAATTCATCTAAGTTAATTAACCTAGATGagattactgtttaggcattttcataaaaaattgcctagctaatttcctaaaaaaatgctaatcatttttcctaaatgctaaaaaaatgCCTACTaccctaaacaaatctagggttcatatgaacatcagcGCAACAACAACATATGAATtgtgccctagcagagagagaggagggtaggggagaggagagggagatccTTACGGTCAGTGgcgagggcaggctcgggctcggaCGGCGGAGGTCCTAGGCGggttcgggcggcggcggtgaggtcgagggcgggctcgggcggcggcggtgaggtcgacgatggcctcgggcggtggcggtNNNNNNNNNNNNNNNNNNNNNNNNNNNNNNNNNNNNNNNNNNNNNNNNNNNNNNNNNNNNNNNNNNNNNNNNNNNNNNNNNNNNNNNNNNNNNNNNNNNNNNNNNNNNNNNNNNNNNNNNNNNNNNNNNNNNNNNNNNNNNNNNNNNNNNNNNNNNNNNNNNNNNNNNNNNNNNNNNNNNNNNNNNNNNNNNNNNNNNNNNNNNNNNNNNNNNNNNNNNNNNNNNNNNNNNNNNNNNNNNNNNNNNNNNNNNNNNNNNNNNNNNNNNNNNNNNNNNNNNNNNNNNNNNNNNNNNNNNNNNNNNNNNNNNNNNNNNNNNNNNNNNNNNNNNNNNNNNNNNNNNNNNNNNNNNNNNNNNNNNNNNNNNNNNNNNNNNNNNNNNNNNNNNNNNNNNNNNNNNNNNNNNNNNNNNNNNNNNNNNNNNNNNNNNNNNNNNNNNNNNNNNNNNNNNNNNNNNNNNNNNNNNNNNNNNNNNNNNNNNNNNNNNNNNNNNNNNNNNNNNNNNNNNNNNNNNNNNNNNNNNNNNNNNNNNNNNNNNNNNNNNNNNNNNNNNNNNNNNNNNNNNNNNNNNNNNNNNNNNNNNNNNNNNNNNNNNNNNNNNNNNNNNNNNNNNNNNNNNNNNNNNNNNNNNNNNNNNNNNNNNNNNNNNNNNNNNNNNNNNNNNNNNNNNNNNNNNNNNNNNNNNNNNNNNNNNNNNNNNNNNNNNNNNNNNNNNNNNNNNNNNNNNNNNNNNNNNNNNNNNNNNNNNNNNNNNNNNNNNNNNNNNNNNNNNNNNNNNNNNNNNNNNNNNNNNNNNNNNNNNNNNNNNNNNNNNNNNNNNNNNNNNNNNNNNNNNNNNNNNNNNNNNNNNNNNNNNNNNNNNNNNNNNNNNNNNNNNNNNNNNNNNNNNNNNNNNNNNNNNNNNNNNNNNNNNNNNNNNNNNNNNNNNNNNNNNNNNNNNNNNNNNNNNNNNNNNNNNNNNNNNNNNNNNNNNNNNNNNNNNNNNNNNNNNNNNNNNNNNNNNNNNNNNNNNNNNNNNNNNNNNNNNNNNNNNNNNNNNNNNNNNNNNNNNNNNNNNNNNNNNNNNNNNNNNNNNNNNNNNNNNNNNNNNNNNNNNNNNNNNNNNNNNNNNNNNNNNNNNNNNNNNNNNNNNNNNNNNNNNNNNNNNNNNNNNNNNNNNNNNNNNNNNNNNNNNNNNNNNNNNNNNNNNNNNNNNNNNNNNNNNNNNNNNNNNNNNNNNNNNNNNNNNNNNNNNNNNNNNNNNNNNNNNNNNNNNNNNNNNNNNNNNNNNNNNNNNNNNNNNNNNNNNNNNNNNNNNNNNNNNNNNNNNNNNNNNNNNNNNNNNNNNNNNNNNNNNNNNNNNNNNNNNNNNNNNNNNNNNNNNNNNNNNNNNNNNNNNNNNNNNNNNNNNNNNNNNNNNNNNNNNNNNNNNNNNNNNNNNNNNNNNNNNNNNNNNNNNNNNNNNNNNNNNNNNNNNNNNNNNNNNNNNNNNNNNNNNNNNNNNNNNNNNNNNNNNNNNNNNNNNNNNNNNNNNNNNNNNNNNNNNNNNNNNNNNNNNNNNNNNNNNNNNNNNNNNNNNNNNNNNNNNNNNNNNNNNNNNNNNNNNNNNNNNNNNNNNNNaagaagaagaagaagaaggcggccaagtcCGGCGAGCCACGCATCAAATGGGCGTCCAAGGAAGAGGAGTGCCTCACCGAAGTGTGGaaggtcgtctgcctcgacccggtcACCGGCACGAATCAGAGCATCGAGACGtattgggaccgcatcaaggccgagttcgatgagcggaagctcgtcgacccctacttcaaaggcatgCACATGAAGCGGGGGTCGAAGGTGATGGCGAAACATTGGTCGCTCATCCAaatggcgtgcaacaaatggcatgtgATCATCGAGGAGGCGAGGATCAGGTATCACACACCGTCCATGTTGCTTCCTTTCGCCCCACGCGCGCTCTTTCGCCTTGTGCGTGCCCTGGGTGTGCCCTGGCGCGTGCTTTGGCACCGATTGACGTTCTTTCTCGGCGCAGCTGCTGCACATGTTCGCCTTGTTCCGCGATGACAACAGCGACACAAACTTCAAGTACATCCACGTCTTCAAGCGGATCGACAAGTGTGAGAAATGGGCGGCCGGCCGACGCACCCTGCAAGGCCAAAgagacgtacaagccggacgcgccgacagGGGATGCGACCGACGGGCGGTCCgacggcaacaaaggtgccaagaaggtGAAATACGCCGAGTCGGCTGCCGCGCGTGTGCAAGAGTCCATCGAACACTGCATCGTCGACGCCAAGACCAGGGCCGCCGAGGGAGAAGAGAAAACAGAGACGAGGTGGGGTGTTTTGATGACGAACAGCGCCGTCAAACTCGACTTGCTCCGCGCCAACATCGCCGCGAAACTCAAAGCTCAAGACGCCAAGAAGAGGAACAACGACCTCGCCTTCTTGATAGGCGGCGCTTACATGCTCCAGAGCGGCGATGAGAGGCTTAAGGCGTGGTTCTTGGccgagcgcggcctcatcctgaatcAGATACCGGCGACGCCGACGCCACCGCCCAACCCGGCGGCTGATGACGATGTCTCCGCCTCCGCGACGCCCAGCCCCCCCGACGATGCCTCCGCCACGCCCAACGGCACAGAAGACGCGCCGAACAGCCCGGAAGCCACGCCGATTCCTCCCAGCCCGCGTACGCCGACGAGTACGCCGCTAGAGGTTGAATTCGatgcttgatgtactccttccgcgCCCTTCCTTTTTGTACGCCGAACTACTGCGTGTCCTTTTTttttgatcgccgaactgtggcacTGAGTCGCCGAACTATTGCGACGATCGCCGGTTTGTTGTTTCTTTGAGCGGGAATGATGGATTTCGAATATGGAGCGCCTTGGGGGGCGGCGCCTGGGCGCGTGGCTGGGGAGAAACGAACTCCAGGGGCTGATCTAGCGCCGGCTCGACCCCAGGCCGCTCTTTTCGGTGCCCTGggaggccgaacggctggagatgctctaagtcaaaatagcagtagtgcgttttggcaaaacacgctatagctaagttagctatagcgcgttctgccaaaacgcgctactgctatgcctttctcttttatttagttttttcttttgtttttctttacatgtttttttcatttctcctttttctatttctttgattttcatttacttttctacttatttttctatttattttctttttcatagcagtagcgctctacaccAGAAACACGCTGCTCCAAAGCATTTAACAGTAGCGTGCTTTAGGaagaaccgctactactattcctagcctaccgacaACAGTGTgagaattatagtagtagcgcttttctacGCAGACGCGCTATTGATCAAACTATAGTTGTAGCATGCTTTTgcgacaagcgctactactaagtagcagtagcgcctagttttgaccagcgctactgctatacctctgtgtataaggttttccctagtagtgatgctgCTAAAGTTCGAGCAGACCTTCATGGTTTTCTCGAACTTGGTGTGGTCACCGAGCAAGCACCCGAGGAAGATAGCCCTCCATCCAATGCCCCAAGGGAAGGGATTGGGGATGGGGTTGGGTTTGCTGCTGGAGTTCATGGTGATGAAAAGTGACAGACAACTGAGTGAGATGTTGGGAGAGAGAGATGACTGAGTAAGATGGTGGGTAAGTAGTGACCGTGAGCATGTATAAATAAAGT encodes the following:
- the LOC123174155 gene encoding peroxidase 1-like translates to MAVRYLLLPLALLALAATSAAVAQLEIGFYRKTCPDAEKIVRGEMAKIIAAAPSLAGPLLRLHFHDCFVRGCDASVLLESTDGNMAEKDAKPNKSLRGFGSVERVKAKLEAACPGIVSCADVLTLMSRDAVVLAKGPSWPVALGRRDGRVSRATEASKELPPASGDVPLLAKIFASKGLDLKDLVVLSGAHTLGTAHCPSFADRLYNGTGENDAYGLVDPSLDSEYADKLRLKCKSVDDRTMLSEMDPGSFKTFDTSYYRHVAKRRGLFRSDAALLFDNTTRDYVQRIATGMFDGEFFKDFSASMIKMGDVDVVTGAEGEIRKKCYAPN